Part of the Psilocybe cubensis strain MGC-MH-2018 chromosome 11, whole genome shotgun sequence genome is shown below.
TCGAACACCGCACTAAGATGGGAGCATGCACAACAATGACCCAAAACCTACACAACGCTGTCATACATCTAGGACACCAAAATGGATGCGTAACGCTATGGACACCTAATCTTCCTCACCCCGCCGTTCAACTACTAGCCCATGTCGGACCTGTTGTTAGTGTCGCTGTGGATCCAAGTCAAGGCGGGAGATACATGGCAACAGCGGGCAGAGATGGCACAGTTAAAGTTTGGGATTGTCGGAATTGGAAAGGTGCTGTTAGAGATTGGACGGTGCGAGGCGGTGGTGATCCAGAAGTTGAATGGAGCGCCCGAGGGTATCTGGCGGTAGCGAGCAGTGGAACCGTGAATGTGTGTTAATTCCACCTTCTGCTCTAATGCTCGTTCAAGCTGATCAGACATAATATAGGTTTACAATCCTCCGTCAATACACACTCCATTCCATGTCAGGTCACCTCCACCATTATACATGACCCACCCCATCCCACATCGTCCTTTAACATCCGTCCGATTTGCACCCTTCCAAGATATCCTCACAGTGGGTCACTCAGCTGGGCTATCAAGTGTCCTTGTTCCTGGAAGCGGAGAGCCCAACTTTGACAGTCGAGAGGCAGATCCATTCGAAAACAAGAAGGCCAGAAGTGAGAGAGAAGTTAAGGCTCTATTGGACAAGGTACgttattttcttttcaaaTGAAATATTATAGGTCTAAAAAATCAATTGAAATTAGATTCAACCCGATCTTATCACCCTCGATCCTGAAATGGTCGGAAACCTCGCACCTGTATCGAAATTGACGACAGAGATGACGACAGCGGACGGCAAGCCTAAAACCGACATCCCATACGCTCGTCTGCCCCGAATTGATCGACTTCGGGTGTCTGGAAAACTCGACGAGGCAGAAGACGACGCTGCCGGTGAGGAAGgggaagacgaagaatcCAAAAAGCGCAGCaaagaggagagagaaaaaaggaagaTGAGAGGCAAAGGAAAGAGCATGAAGCGGTATTTGAGGAAGCAAAGGAAGAACGTGATAGATCCTGCTGCGGTGAGTACTCTTTGTTTTCGGTCCAGTATTTTGAAACTTATTTCTGCGCTTAATATTACCAGATCGCCATCCGTGCTAAGCTTGAAAAacagaaagaggaaaaaaagagggccgccgccgccgccgccggaGAGTCGggcgagaagaagaaaccatCTGCACTGGACCGTTTCAAGCGTTCAAAATAGATTATTGGTTATTTTCTCCGCCTTTTATTCGCAAGTCAATCCAATCATCATTTGCCTGCAATGCATCACCGCTTCAGTAAAGTGCAAACGATTATGAATTACAACACACGACTCAGGTTACTACTGTCGTAGGACCGTTTCCAGTCAATACTATGGGTATAGAAGTTACTATAAATCTATTCAGCACCCTGGATGATTTCTTGGGGATGCCCACACGAAAGGTCGAGTTGAGCTAGGAGACCGATCATGAACGGATATGTTTGAATTTTATCCAGCAAGATATGAGTCTGTTCGGCCAGTTCAGGGAGTTCCATCTCCAGGCGACGCTGAAATTCTAACAATTTCGTCCTTGCGGCAATACCATCAGCATGTCGCCCTGCAGCGCAGCATATGATGGTCTCTGAGTAGAGTGAACTTGTGAACGACAGGGATAATCCTTTTCTACCATCCACAAGCTTTTCATAATAACTTCGTACTTCAAATATCAATTCTGCTGCTTGCGAAAGCTCATTGTTTGCAGCAAGACGGTCGGCAAGGGTACGCTTAGCGTCAATGTAACTCGATTCGATCTCTGACCAAGGCAAAGTCGCATACTTGTTTCTGAGCCCCTCTGCGTAATCCAATGCCTTTTTTGCGGCAGATAATGCTTCGGCTTTCTGCCCAATGTCTTCAAGAGCGTCAGAGAGACAACAGAGACAATCCGCCTCCAGAACATGGCCATAAGACGCGGTTTTAGTCGCTTTCATGAAGTCTTCGCTATGGCACAATTCGAGTGCTTCTTCTATATAATCGACGGCCTTTTGGAATTGCTTCGTGTCTCTAGCGGCGAGAGAGCAGACACGGAGGCAGCTGACAAATTCGATTGGACAGCTCGTTACGTTCGGTCGGGCTAGGGATTCACATTCCACGCTAGCGTTTGCTGCATCGGCAAAACGTCCCATGAGACCGAAAACTTGGGCACGTCGGTACATACATCCCACAAGGAGATCAATGATTGCTGGTTCTAGAGGGCGGGACCGGCCGACTTCAATCGCCTTCTCGAGAAATTCCAAAGGCTTTCGGGTAAGCCCCTGGTTGAAAGCCGTAGCGCAAGCCTGGATGAGACAGTGAATATGCAATTCGGCTTCTCTCGCATTTTGGTAAGGGTGTGAATCGAACCAATCAAGGCCTTCCTGAATAGCAGTAGAAGCTTCTGATAAACGTTCAAACCTCGAAAAGACATATGCTCTGCTGAAAAACGCTTGTACGAGCATCGCATTACCCTCATTGGGTGACCTTTCAGCGAGTATCCGTGCGTAGTCGACGCTATACTGTGCCCGCTCTATGCATTTGGTTTCATTTTCGATGACTTGTGCGAGATCGAAATTGAGTTGCAAAGCAAATTTATATTGGGGAACGATAGAGAGGTCTTTTTCGATTAGCGTGGAGTGAAGTTGCAATGATTCGTAGCCGTCGCTTAAAGCTTCATCGTGTCGGTTAGAGTGAAGGAGGTTTAATGTGAGTTGATTGAGAGTGCTTGCAATGGACTTGGTATATTGATCCGGATCACTAAATGCAAGGGCGCGATATTTCGTAAGAGCCATATGTAAAGCTTCAATTGCATCAGAGAATCGACCTGCAAGACGAAGGTCCACTCCCAAATCAAAATACCCATGCGCTGCCTTATCCGATTTCGAGTCAAGAGCCGTCTGATATACCGTTATGGACTCCGTCCTGATAGTAGCCGCCTCACTATGTCGATCAAGTTTACGATAGCTCCAAGATAATTCGTTCAGTGCATCAGCACGGAAAGCTTGCTCGTCATTTATGTCCTTTGCCAGTTCTGAGATTTCTTGCCAAACAGCAACTGCTTCGCTATATCTTTCGAGTTTGTTCAGAGTGTTGGCCATCTCGTAAAGGGCATGACACAAGGAAGTGATGTATTGATCTCTGTCCTGCTCGCATAAAGATCGGTAAATCTCCACAGACTGCTGGGAGTATACGAGGGCTTGTTCGAGCTTGATGACCTCGTGGAATTGTCGATGCGCAAGTCGATAAAAGAATCCAGCAAGGTCCACTTGGACAGAACTGCGGAAGGAATAACCAGAGTTAGCGACGATATCCACAGCTTTCATACATGCCCATGCGGCACTTTGCAGCTGATTCATGTTTTGGAGGCTAAATGACAATTGGTCCAATGCCCGGTAATAGTCACAAATTGATTTCTCTGTAAAGCCTTCCAAGATCTGCGCCCACTGGTATCTAGTTTTTGACACCGGTTGATGTTCCAGAGATTCGTTGCTCTGTGGAAAACGATGTTTGATGATTTCGTTCTCATAAATGGAGACTCCCTCCTGAGCAGCCTGCAATGATGCCGCGCCTTCTCCCATTAGGTCCAATACATAGGCAAACGCTATCAAAGCTTCACCCAGTTGAAGTTTGATCTCACGATCTGCGAATCGAGACTGCAGGCTACGGCTAATGGATATAGCTTCTATTATCGTAGATTTCGCGCCATCGTTGTCGTTAATGCCGGTATAGTACTTTGATAGAAGCCGTAAAGCATGGACAAGATAGGGGGAGTATATGGCGGGGTTTGTTTTCACGAGCGTCCGAAACAGATTTACAGTCCAAATTCCCATCGACGCTGCTTCTTCGTACATTTCCAATGAATACAGTCCAACAGAAAGGTTGACCATGTTCCAAGCACCTTCCTGAATGGACAGCGTGCTGGAATCGCTGCGGATGCTTGATTGTATTTCGAGTGTTTGCTCAATGATATTTTGTCTAAATGCTTCTCGGTCTCGTGATGGCCCAGTGTTCAAGACTGGCTGGAATGGTCGTAGATAGTCTTCAAGCGGCGCCTCAACAGGGTAAGAATTCGTTGTCGACAATTCTATCAGATAATTATCGATTGCGTCTACCTGAAAACGGAGATATGTGTCGGCTATGAGATTGGTTGTCACCTGTGGGGGAAGTTTCGACAACATCATGTCGCTGGATCCGACAAACGCTATAAGCCTCTCATCAAGAAGTACCCTGCGCTTCTTTGAGATTTCTTTCCGGGTGTCATCGGCGGAGGTCATTTGGTACCTCCCACTGGTGATATCACCCTTCCGTTTGTCTGTTTTAATCATCTGCATACTACAGTCAGATTTTGTAAGAAGACGAATACAAATAGAACAACTTACACCTAAAAAGCGAGTGTGACATTTATTGATTCGGTGTTTGAGTTCCCTAATTTCAGAATAAACTCTATCATGGGCAGTACCCCATCCGCCTGACTGGCCCCTGCCCGGCGAAATAAGCTGCTGTTGTGGATTGGAGGGAAAGGTTTGACAACATCTATGGCACGCAAGTTTCATATACCTGGCAAAACGATATAAGACAGAATCGACGACCATAATCAATACATGGCTCACAGCATTAGCTCCAGTAATGCGACGTTCATATCCTTTTCTTCGAATGGGGTGCATGAACGTTCATTGTAAAGTTCTGCAAGCTTGACGATAGCTGAACTGATCTGAGCAGTCTCAGTATGAAGGTCGTGTAGGCTTTGGTCGCCCTATTGTTATTCGACCCTTTCAGCAGCATTCCAAGTTGATCGACCAATTCTCACCTTGTCAAATGTTTCTTCCATTGTGCCGGCCAGCCCTATCATGTATTCGAGGGCGTTTGGTAGGGAAACGCTGGAGAGGACAAGGGACAGTGGATCGGACATTGTTGAGAGTATCGATAGAGTAAGGAACAAGCCAGGT
Proteins encoded:
- a CDS encoding putative U3 small nucleolar RNA-associated protein 7 — translated: MDSLIAKADAIRPLNKKRKTSHPPSKGSSSKGKGTSSNSDYTLNAVVSRTSIPKSLQDSRPIPEDGSSYKHIANKKLRTQLNRQAAQGARAKALLEDAEMLLMDEAGGLEVEGEMDRTWRVGQSEIVQSAGQEAAKGRREYKLDGGPYRSRYTRNGRHLAIAGRNGHVSTFDWQTGTIHAELQLQETCRDITFLQDHSFFAVAQKKYVFIYDRDGVEVHCLKAHIEPTRLEFLPYHWLLASVGNPGYLKYQDTSTGQLLVEHRTKMGACTTMTQNLHNAVIHLGHQNGCVTLWTPNLPHPAVQLLAHVGPVVSVAVDPSQGGRYMATAGRDGTVKVWDCRNWKGAVRDWTVRGGGDPEVEWSARGYLAVASSGTVNVYNPPSIHTPFHVRSPPPLYMTHPIPHRPLTSVRFAPFQDILTVGHSAGLSSVLVPGSGEPNFDSREADPFENKKARSEREVKALLDKIQPDLITLDPEMVGNLAPVSKLTTEMTTADGKPKTDIPYARLPRIDRLRVSGKLDEAEDDAAGEEGEDEESKKRSKEEREKRKMRGKGKSMKRYLRKQRKNVIDPAAIAIRAKLEKQKEEKKRAAAAAAGESGEKKKPSALDRFKRSK